A window from Peromyscus leucopus breed LL Stock chromosome 8a, UCI_PerLeu_2.1, whole genome shotgun sequence encodes these proteins:
- the LOC114686541 gene encoding 60S ribosomal protein L26-like codes for MSSPLSKELRQKYNVRSMPIGKDDEVQVVRGHYKGQQIGKVVQVYRKKYIEQVQREKANGTTVHVGIHPSKVVITRLKLDKDRKKILERKAKSRQVGKEKGKYKEEMIEKMQE; via the coding sequence ATGTCTTCCCCCCTTTCCAAAGAGCTGAGGCAGAAGTACAATGTTCGGTCTATGCCCATTGGAAAGGACGATGAAGTTCAGGTTGTCCGAGGACACTACAAAGGCCAGCAGATTGGCAAAGTGGTCCAAGTGTACAGGAAGAAATACATCGAACAAGTACAGCGAGAAAAGGCTAACGGGACCACCGTCCACGTGGGCATCCACCCCAGCAAGGTGGTTATCACCAGGCTAAAGCTGGACAAAGACCGCAAAAAGATCCTGGAAAGGAAAGCCAAGTCTCGACAAGTTGGAAAGGAGAAGGGCAAATACAAGGAAGAAATGATTGAGAAGATGCAGGAGTAG